A stretch of Girardinichthys multiradiatus isolate DD_20200921_A chromosome 20, DD_fGirMul_XY1, whole genome shotgun sequence DNA encodes these proteins:
- the LOC124856290 gene encoding ellis-van Creveld syndrome protein-like, producing MSAAEVPSECSTDVLVSVAESLHVYPGLLTVAAVSGGLSGVLAVAVLYVFCMKPLLLTRQVYDARRLLEPDVGNMDNNQSDCVSNSKKEAPGGSANDKEKKRPPMNSDVMAFASRAKVVYPINQKYRPLADGASNPSLHEHSKLPPMPNEESSSSSDGGSLSQEQDNNDSSQFISIMELPKSLQNQSFTRVFHYPHTLAQTGFEGRISLYCLALQEIQQHSSQLQEEKYMIFLQMLKIIFSVRFPKDKKDADFAKNTLLMQEKKLNELRKRLTTGQTAKETIHDASCSLEEIERAQKDLLELNLQTSKSFSSQLEDLCQLLLRRGNGFSPEEAHDDILSVVQTLLSVEEHLITLQEADLKRTLERLLWWEELSGLVQSQPALLRWEVTLRLGLIATRLEQLTSAENLKPNPMEKILSEIQAALTEGLQRGTEECTKKTKELVTEKCRKKESKKKKLERSQMNERSRALELGQTRCDLQEQTSVYQELLMRQRKQVSDLELQQDNKIAEVLCDLWKKLRASWSNRLGEIARDVFFASVPAQMNLTAEQCENLWLNVENGLADQLQQVESTARQQLEDIRAELEKDQQVWIEGMALGQACLKHLGEQQMKIIRAMVARQSYTLSGDIEKLIEKKHEHLLLQVQRSFVVRHFSLHLLKEMRLSKLKMLSQTDFRALLVEDPSITQLCVDSTLKNSRANLAERHLGPESQLLRNSLQQEFLSELETAMELLQSHVQLALGNALSHAIHHRMEAVPTQSKASSKHDLTMKHHLIEAAAESVYLTKDSLSALVQIYYSDLRDISSNLQPDQFNLNQEVNKRQDGSSQLRKALLRELVNWGGRPASAEFQQRVVVHKKKLLEQSDLEQEMMYENLRKKKVALDQTMERIKTQIMEAEESFITELAAMARVSVHSVDQTSSSEEDNAGEQSVPILDLLTLNPALDPALNPSLTPLFAAPVVKSKAKKKGERESHPS from the exons ATGTCAGCGGCGGAAGTGCCTTCTGAATGCAGCACCGATGTTCTGGTCAGTGTGGCCGAGTCGCTTCATGTGTATCCAGGCCTGCTGACAGTGGCTGCAGTGTCTGGAGGACTGTCTGGTGTACTGGCTGTAGCTGTCCTCTATGTCTTCTGCATGAAGCCTCTGTTGTTGACTAGACAA GTTTACGACGCAAGGAGGCTGCTGGAACCTGATGTTGGAAATATGGACAACAACCAAAGTGACTGTGTCAGCAACAGCAAGAAGGAGGCCCCCGGTGGTTCCGCCAATGATAAG GAAAAGAAGCGGCCTCCTATGAACAGTGATGTGATGGCATTTGCCTCCAGAGCCAAGGTGGTCTACCCAATAAACCAGAAATACAGA CCTTTAGCAGACGGTGCGTCAAACCCATCCCTTCATGAGCACTCAAAGTTGCCGCCGATGCCTAATGAAgagtcctcctcctcctctgacgGAGGGTCCCTGAGCCAAGAGCAGGACAACAATGACAGCAGTCAGTTTATCTCCATCATGGAACTTCCTAAGAGCCTGCAAAACCAGAGTTTCACCAGAGTCTTCCACTACCCCCACACACTGGCACAAACTGG CTTTGAAGGCAGGATCAGCCTTTACTGTTTGGCCTTGCAGGAAATACAACAGCACAGCTCTCAGCTTCAGGAAGAAAAGTATATG ATTTTTCTGCAGAtgcttaaaattatatttagcgTTCGGTTtccaaaagataaaaaagatgCAGACTTCGCCAAAAATACACTTCTGATGCAAGAAAAG aaactGAATGAATTGAGGAAACGGTTGACAACAGGCCAAACTGCCAAAGAGACGATTCATGATGCTTCCTGTTCACTGGAAGAGATTGAGAGAGCTCAGAAAGATCTTCTTGAACTCAACCTTCAAACG TCCAAAAGTTTCAGCTCACAATTGGAGGATTTGTGCCAGCTTCTGCTGAGGAGGGGAAATGGATTTTCTCCAGAAGAAGCACATGATGACATCCTCTCTGTTGTTCAGACTCTTTTGTCAGTAGAAGAGCACCTGATTACGCTACAGGAAGCTGATCTGAAG agaacattggagAGGTTGCTGTGGTGGGAGGAGTTGTCGGGACTCGTTCAGTCCCAGCCTGCCTTGCTGAGGTGGGAAGTGACTCTGAGACTGGGTTTGATTGCTACAAGGCTGGAACAGCTGACGAGCGCTGAAAATCTGAAGCCTAACCCCATGGAAAAGATACTTTCTGAGATTCAGGCCGCTCTGACCGAAGGGCTTCAGCGGGGCACTGAAG AATGCACAAAGAAGACAAAGGAGCTGGTGACCGAAAAGTGCCGCAAAAAGGAGTCCAAGAAGAAAAAGCTCGAGAGGAGTCAGATGAATGAAAGGAGTCGAGCTCTGGAGCTGGGGCAGACTCGCTGTGACCTGCAGGAACAAACCTCT GTCTACCAGGAGCTGCTGATGAGACAAAGGAAGCAGGTCTCTGATTTGGAGCTGCAGCAGGATAACAAAATTGCAGAGGTCCTCTGCGATCTTTGgaag AAACTTCGGGCCTCTTGGTCGAACAGGCTGGGTGAGATTGCCAGGGACGTCTTTTTCGCCTCTGTTCCTGCTCAGATGAACCTCACTGCTGAACAATGTGAGAATCTATGGCTGAATGTGGAGAATGGGCTGGCTGATCAGCTGCAGCAGGTGGAGAGCACCGCCAGGCAGCAGCTGGAGGACATCAGGGCTGAGCTGGAGAAGGATCAGCAG GTGTGGATCGAAGGGATGGCTCTGGGGCAGGCCTGTCTAAAGCATCTCGGTGAACAGCAGATGAAAATCATTCGAGCTATGGTGGCCAGGCAGAGCTACACTCTCAGCGG TGACATAGAGAAGCTGATCGAGAAGAAACACGAGCACCTCTTGCTGCAGGTGCAGAGATCCTTTGTGGTCAGACATTTCAGTCTGCACTTGCTGAAAGAAATGAGGTTGTCCAAACTGAAGATGCTCTCTCAGACTGATTTCAGAGCTCTGCTAGTGGAAGATCCCAGTATAACACAACTCTGTGTTGATTCAACTCTCAAG AACAGCAGGGCCAACCTTGCAGAGAGGCACCTGGGTCCAGAAAGCCAGCTGCTGAGGAACAGCCTCCAACAGGAGTTCCTGTCTGAGCTGGAAACGGCCATGGAGCTTCTTCAGAGCCATGTACAGCTGGCGCTAGGCAACGCCCTCAGCCACGCCATCCATCACAGGATGGAGGCCGTGCCCACACAGTCAAAGGCTTCTTCTAAACATGACTTGACCATGAAA caCCACCTAATTGAAGCTGCAGCAGAGAGTGTCTATTTGACCAAAGATTCTCTCAGCGCTTTGGTTCAAATCTATTATTCTGACCTGCGGGACATTTCCAGTAATCTGCAGCCAGATCAATTCAACTTAAACCAGG AGGTGAATAAAAGGCAAGATGGCAGCAGCCAGCTTAGAAAAGCTTTGCTGAGAGAACTTGTGAACTGGGGTGGGAGACCCGCCTCTGCTGAGTTTCAACAAAG GGTtgttgtacataaaaaaaagctTCTGGAGCAAAGTGATCTGGAGCAGGAGATGATGTACGAGAACCTGAGGAAGAAAAAAGTAGCGTTGGACCAAACCATGGAAAGGATTAAAACACAGATAATG GAGGCAGAAGAAAGCTTCATAACTGAGCTGGCAGCTATGGCCCGCGTTTCTGTCCACAGTGTAGACCAGACGTCCAGCAGCGAAGAGGACAACGCTG